The proteins below come from a single uncultured Methanobrevibacter sp. genomic window:
- a CDS encoding glycosyltransferase family 2 protein yields MYKISVVVPTYNSGNFLITFLDSIKAQTLGFENIEVIFVDDASTDNYTLDLLNNFNEEYSNVSVVFLEDNSGFPGTGRNKGLDLANGEYVIFGDHDDSYVDNAFEVMYDKITKYNADFLSTNYYKIYEDKVIVEDTVFDGENIVINNFKDDLRLFDIGPSIWTKLFRKEFLIENNIRFLEGMLAEDMYVYIYSLFKSKKTVYLDDFCSYNYSIRDVEGNKSTIHIRNKKYLASMVDGYCEIDKLVTKLNKEDYFSKIFKKHFVYWLASLIASDISDDEKRELVVAINPLLKKQVVITPDFGEKIYSPLTKPILDNDYSRILKNISRIKRSRERKAKIKTFINWLRFKS; encoded by the coding sequence ATGTATAAAATTTCAGTTGTAGTTCCAACATATAATTCTGGAAACTTTTTAATAACCTTTTTAGATTCTATTAAGGCTCAGACTTTGGGTTTTGAGAATATTGAGGTTATTTTTGTTGATGATGCTTCAACTGATAATTATACTTTAGATTTGTTAAATAATTTTAATGAAGAATATTCGAATGTTTCAGTTGTATTTTTGGAGGATAATTCTGGTTTTCCTGGGACTGGTCGTAATAAAGGTTTGGATTTGGCTAATGGTGAGTATGTTATTTTTGGAGATCATGATGATTCATATGTGGATAATGCATTTGAAGTCATGTATGATAAAATAACTAAGTATAATGCGGATTTTTTAAGTACTAATTATTATAAAATTTATGAAGATAAAGTAATTGTGGAAGATACAGTTTTTGATGGTGAGAACATTGTTATAAATAATTTTAAAGATGATTTAAGATTATTTGATATTGGACCAAGTATCTGGACAAAATTATTTAGAAAAGAATTTTTAATTGAGAATAATATCAGATTTTTGGAAGGTATGCTTGCTGAAGATATGTATGTTTATATTTATTCTCTTTTTAAATCTAAAAAAACAGTTTATCTCGATGATTTTTGTAGTTATAATTACAGTATAAGGGATGTTGAAGGAAATAAATCAACAATTCATATTAGAAATAAAAAATATTTAGCTAGTATGGTTGATGGTTATTGTGAGATAGATAAATTAGTAACTAAATTAAATAAAGAAGATTATTTCTCAAAAATTTTTAAAAAACATTTTGTTTACTGGTTGGCAAGTTTGATAGCTAGTGATATTTCTGATGATGAAAAAAGAGAACTGGTAGTAGCTATTAATCCATTACTTAAAAAACAAGTAGTTATAACTCCTGATTTTGGTGAGAAAATTTATTCACCATTAACTAAACCTATTTTAGATAATGATTATAGCAGAATACTTAAGAATATATCTAGAATTAAAAGATCCAGGGAAAGAAAAGCTAAAATTAAGACATTTATCAATTGGCTGAGATTTAAGTCATGA
- a CDS encoding ABC transporter permease: MFENNEYVQNFSKYTFLLTELIKRDISGKYKDSTLGLFWSFLNPLLSMIVLTMVFSLIFANTIENFPVYLLSGKLVFDLFANATTGAMDSIKSNSEIIKKIYVPKYMFAVGIVCSEFINFLISLVVLVAVMIVTGAPFHFALIYSPIPLFFLLVLTMGVGLILATATTFFTDIKYLYGVLVMLLSFMTPLFYPIDIIPQQFLFAYKLNPLYSAVECFRNIILGGTFPDAWPFMFLVVTSIVSLIIGVYVFFKYQDKFVLNI; this comes from the coding sequence ATGTTTGAAAACAATGAGTATGTACAAAATTTTAGTAAGTATACTTTTTTACTTACTGAATTAATTAAAAGAGATATAAGTGGAAAATATAAAGATTCTACTTTAGGTTTATTCTGGAGTTTTTTAAATCCATTATTGTCTATGATTGTTTTAACCATGGTTTTCTCTTTAATATTTGCAAATACTATTGAGAATTTCCCAGTTTATTTGTTAAGTGGTAAATTAGTGTTTGATTTATTTGCTAATGCTACTACTGGTGCTATGGATTCAATTAAATCTAATTCGGAGATTATTAAAAAGATTTATGTTCCAAAATATATGTTTGCTGTGGGAATTGTCTGTTCTGAATTTATTAACTTTTTAATATCTTTAGTAGTGTTGGTTGCTGTAATGATAGTTACTGGAGCTCCTTTCCATTTTGCATTAATTTATTCACCAATTCCATTGTTCTTTTTATTAGTTTTAACAATGGGTGTTGGTTTGATACTTGCAACAGCTACAACATTCTTTACAGATATTAAATATTTGTATGGAGTTCTTGTAATGCTTTTATCATTTATGACTCCATTGTTCTATCCGATTGATATTATTCCTCAACAGTTTTTATTTGCATATAAATTAAACCCGTTATATTCTGCTGTTGAGTGTTTTAGAAATATTATTCTTGGTGGAACTTTCCCAGATGCATGGCCGTTTATGTTTTTAGTTGTAACTTCAATAGTTTCACTTATAATTGGAGTTTATGTATTTTTCAAATATCAAGATAAATTTGTACTAAATATTTAA
- a CDS encoding ABC transporter ATP-binding protein: protein MTNQIRCPKRITQKDEKNHSVWADLDNIMSDDLENVASTTIQSKSAPQIICATDFDFNIPEDARIISVIVEHDFHKESSENPIKMDPPIIRVLTSDNEFERLSFIHADVFPADRSVTIPIEDVTGKEFNEDFTVEIEFPENANDNEGLLYFDYIRVRVNFEVKRYLLTCGETNTYYPTKSNPIKLAVGEEFRYSLYFRNVNGVSNEKQKIKINLPDGFEIVRHYFKARKINKLSEKDEEVAEDEFDEENLIWYPSVRGKGSAAFRMVLKCKEEGIKSINAFTENFGVTPNFYVDVHPEGYDSPTNKFDETTNVWSSELNDDEDYQRLNQDVAIEVNNVSMEFEMPQEKVDNLKEYCIKWVKRELKPKTNFKALDNLSFTINKGERVGIIGFNGAGKSTLLKVLSGVFKPTVGTIHTNGKIAPLLELGAGFDHNYSGRENVFLNGAILGYSKEFLLSKYDEIVEFSELGDFMEIPIKNYSSGMNAKLGFSVATVVEPDVLILDEILSVGDVKFQKKSGDKLKSMMGSGVTVLLVSHSTAKIRELCTRAIWLDKGKLVMDGDVDYVCDAYIEAAKKASEDELKDLELV, encoded by the coding sequence TTGACTAACCAAATAAGATGTCCAAAAAGGATTACTCAAAAAGATGAAAAAAATCATTCTGTTTGGGCTGATTTAGATAATATTATGTCTGATGATTTAGAAAATGTAGCTTCAACTACGATTCAATCAAAATCTGCTCCTCAAATTATTTGTGCAACTGATTTTGATTTTAATATTCCTGAAGATGCCAGAATTATTTCAGTTATTGTAGAACATGATTTCCATAAGGAATCTTCTGAAAACCCAATTAAAATGGATCCACCTATAATTAGGGTTTTAACATCTGATAATGAGTTTGAAAGGTTATCATTTATTCATGCTGATGTTTTTCCAGCTGATCGTTCTGTAACAATTCCTATTGAAGATGTTACTGGAAAAGAATTTAATGAAGATTTTACAGTTGAAATAGAGTTCCCAGAAAATGCTAATGATAATGAAGGTTTACTTTACTTTGATTATATTAGGGTTAGGGTTAATTTTGAAGTTAAAAGGTATTTATTGACTTGTGGTGAGACTAATACATATTATCCTACTAAATCCAATCCTATTAAATTAGCTGTTGGTGAAGAATTTAGATATTCTCTTTATTTTAGAAATGTGAATGGTGTTTCTAATGAAAAACAAAAAATTAAAATTAATCTTCCAGATGGATTTGAAATAGTTAGACACTATTTTAAAGCTAGAAAAATTAATAAATTATCTGAAAAAGATGAAGAAGTAGCTGAAGATGAATTTGATGAAGAAAATTTGATTTGGTATCCTTCAGTACGTGGAAAAGGAAGTGCTGCATTTAGAATGGTTCTTAAATGTAAGGAGGAAGGAATTAAATCAATAAATGCATTTACTGAGAATTTTGGTGTAACTCCTAATTTCTATGTTGATGTTCATCCTGAAGGTTATGACAGTCCGACAAATAAGTTTGATGAAACTACTAATGTTTGGAGTTCTGAACTAAATGATGACGAAGATTATCAAAGATTAAATCAGGATGTAGCTATTGAAGTTAATAATGTTTCAATGGAATTTGAAATGCCTCAAGAAAAAGTGGATAATCTAAAAGAATATTGTATTAAGTGGGTTAAAAGGGAACTTAAACCAAAAACAAATTTTAAAGCACTTGATAATTTATCATTTACTATTAATAAAGGAGAAAGGGTTGGAATCATCGGATTTAATGGTGCTGGTAAGAGTACTCTTTTAAAAGTATTGTCTGGTGTATTTAAACCTACTGTAGGAACTATTCATACAAATGGAAAAATAGCGCCTTTATTAGAGCTTGGTGCAGGGTTTGACCACAATTATAGTGGGAGAGAAAATGTATTTTTAAATGGGGCAATATTAGGTTATTCTAAAGAGTTTTTACTAAGTAAATATGATGAAATAGTTGAATTTTCAGAACTTGGGGACTTTATGGAGATTCCGATTAAAAATTATTCTTCAGGTATGAATGCTAAACTTGGTTTTTCAGTAGCTACTGTTGTTGAACCTGATGTATTGATTTTAGATGAAATTTTGTCTGTTGGAGATGTAAAATTCCAAAAGAAAAGTGGAGATAAGCTTAAATCAATGATGGGTTCAGGAGTAACGGTTCTTTTAGTATCACACTCTACAGCTAAAATAAGGGAATTATGTACTAGAGCTATCTGGTTAGATAAAGGTAAGTTAGTAATGGATGGAGATGTTGATTATGTCTGCGATGCATATATTGAAGCAGCTAAAAAAGCATCTGAAGATGAACTTAAAGATTTAGAGCTTGTATAA
- a CDS encoding CDP-glycerol glycerophosphotransferase family protein: protein MYLKHKIYGKFFNVFTKFPINNRQISFIIDSNKSFKGNLDYIKKEFEKRGDFQFNFFYKDKLSFSNFKKLATSKYVFLNDNFFPLAFMDFKKDTKVIQLWHAPGAFKKFGASVDGESKEMIKEIGKNIDYLITSADSIKPFYSEAFQIDTFKIKALGLPRADYYFKNHDLNKLRENFDSKYHLAKNKKIVLYAPTFRDNSEDNNVFNFLDLEKFNKELGDDYVLVLRLHPKIKKFFKNQIEVNQDYIDCTDFDNEQELLLISDVLISDYSSIMIEFAMLFKPIIFFTYDFDNYVSDDRGFYFDFKQNVPGPIVYTTDELISEIKNNNFDKNRISKFLETQFNPIDGCSSKRIVDFLLNEGEENG from the coding sequence ATGTATCTTAAACATAAAATCTATGGGAAATTCTTTAATGTGTTTACCAAATTTCCAATTAATAATAGACAAATATCTTTTATTATAGATTCTAATAAATCATTTAAAGGAAATTTAGACTATATTAAAAAGGAATTTGAAAAAAGAGGAGATTTCCAATTTAACTTTTTTTACAAAGATAAATTATCTTTTTCTAATTTTAAAAAGTTAGCTACTTCTAAATATGTTTTTTTAAATGACAATTTTTTTCCATTAGCTTTCATGGATTTTAAAAAAGACACTAAAGTGATTCAACTTTGGCATGCTCCAGGGGCTTTTAAAAAGTTTGGTGCATCAGTAGATGGTGAATCTAAAGAAATGATTAAAGAAATTGGTAAAAATATAGATTATTTAATTACTTCTGCAGATAGTATTAAACCATTTTATAGTGAAGCATTTCAAATAGATACTTTTAAAATTAAAGCTCTAGGACTTCCTCGAGCAGATTATTATTTTAAAAATCATGATTTAAATAAATTAAGAGAGAATTTTGATTCTAAATATCATTTAGCTAAAAATAAAAAAATAGTTCTTTATGCACCTACATTTAGGGATAATTCTGAAGATAATAATGTTTTTAATTTTTTAGATTTGGAAAAATTCAACAAAGAATTAGGAGATGACTATGTTTTGGTTTTAAGACTTCATCCTAAAATCAAAAAGTTTTTTAAAAATCAGATTGAAGTTAATCAGGATTATATTGATTGTACTGATTTTGATAATGAACAAGAGCTTTTATTAATTTCTGATGTGCTGATAAGTGATTATTCATCAATAATGATTGAATTTGCCATGTTATTTAAACCAATAATATTTTTTACTTATGATTTTGATAATTATGTGTCTGATGATAGAGGTTTTTATTTTGATTTTAAACAAAATGTTCCAGGACCTATTGTTTACACAACTGATGAGTTAATTTCTGAAATTAAGAATAATAATTTTGATAAAAATAGGATTTCTAAATTTTTAGAAACACAGTTTAATCCAATTGATGGTTGTTCATCTAAAAGAATTGTGGATTTCTTATTAAATGAAGGTGAAGAAAATGGATAA
- a CDS encoding glycosyltransferase family 2 protein, whose translation MDNIKVSVIIPVYNNSEYISTSLSSLINQDFDELYEIIVVDDGSTDNSLDIAQELLSKSNIPYKLLHQRNSGVSTARNHGIEVSRGEYLVFVDSDDYVLTNHLSELYNGKTDFTLTQMTKKGAESSFNCHDNLITAKDLIKMELQMLIPEFSFCQLIYKSDLIKNNNLKFDSKAVYGEDTEFALKALSYGESVAISQEITYFYIQREDSATSKAGLKRFNFIETLENLSKFYKSQGHDALANLIITSRIPKAIFGNMNYFFYHNYDFNEVIAKMKELDLFSKLSKFEGDFKFKLKIKLFLLNPKLYYKMWKKFKNTI comes from the coding sequence ATGGATAATATTAAAGTTAGTGTAATCATTCCAGTTTATAATAATTCAGAATATATATCTACATCATTATCTTCACTAATAAATCAGGATTTTGATGAACTTTATGAAATTATTGTTGTTGATGATGGATCAACAGATAATAGTTTGGATATTGCACAGGAATTACTAAGCAAATCAAATATTCCATACAAATTACTTCATCAAAGGAACTCTGGAGTAAGTACAGCTCGAAATCATGGAATTGAAGTTTCAAGAGGAGAATATTTAGTATTTGTTGATAGTGATGATTATGTTTTAACTAATCATTTATCTGAATTATACAATGGAAAAACAGATTTTACATTAACACAAATGACAAAAAAAGGTGCAGAGTCTTCATTTAACTGTCATGATAATTTAATAACTGCTAAAGATTTAATTAAAATGGAACTGCAAATGTTAATTCCAGAATTCAGTTTTTGTCAGTTAATATACAAATCAGATTTAATTAAAAATAATAACTTAAAATTTGATTCAAAAGCTGTTTATGGTGAAGATACAGAATTTGCCCTAAAAGCTTTAAGTTATGGTGAAAGTGTAGCTATTAGTCAAGAAATAACCTACTTTTATATTCAAAGAGAGGATTCAGCTACAAGTAAAGCAGGTCTTAAAAGATTTAATTTCATTGAAACTTTGGAAAATCTTTCAAAATTTTACAAATCTCAAGGTCATGATGCACTAGCTAATTTAATAATTACAAGTAGAATACCTAAAGCAATATTTGGAAATATGAATTATTTCTTTTATCATAACTATGATTTTAATGAAGTAATTGCAAAAATGAAAGAATTGGATTTGTTTTCAAAATTATCTAAATTTGAAGGAGATTTTAAATTTAAGCTTAAAATAAAGCTATTTTTATTAAATCCAAAATTATATTATAAAATGTGGAAAAAATTTAAAAATACTATTTGA
- a CDS encoding glycosyltransferase family 2 protein yields the protein MKASVITPNYNGKQFLKTYFDSLNNNKESIGEVILIDNGSDDGSVEFIENYSKNLDFPVIVIKNNENVGFAKAVNQGILKSNYNYIFSLNNDTEVEKGAVKSLISLISSNSNIFSVASKMVQFDNKNLIDDAGDEYNILAWTKKTGENQPLKNYNEVYEIFSSCAGAAMYNKAILDKIGLFDENFFAYMEDVDLSYRAKINGYKNLFCPDSIVYHIGSATSGSRYNEFKVKLAARNNVWTVYKNFPIPQKIVNFIFLFLGFLIKYLFFVKKGFGKTYLEGIKEGLKTRNKINKVKFDSKNTINYFKIEWKLIVNAIKFLKK from the coding sequence ATGAAAGCTTCTGTAATAACACCTAATTATAATGGAAAACAATTTTTAAAAACATACTTTGATTCTTTAAATAATAATAAAGAATCTATTGGAGAAGTTATTTTAATTGATAATGGATCTGATGATGGTAGTGTTGAATTTATAGAAAATTATTCGAAAAATTTGGATTTTCCTGTAATTGTAATTAAAAATAATGAAAATGTAGGATTTGCAAAAGCAGTAAATCAGGGTATTTTAAAATCTAATTATAATTATATATTTTCATTAAATAATGATACTGAAGTTGAAAAAGGAGCTGTTAAATCATTAATATCATTAATTTCATCAAATAGTAATATTTTTTCAGTTGCATCTAAAATGGTTCAGTTTGATAATAAGAATTTAATAGATGATGCTGGTGATGAATATAATATATTGGCATGGACTAAAAAAACTGGAGAAAATCAACCTTTAAAAAATTATAATGAAGTATATGAAATATTTTCTAGTTGTGCTGGTGCAGCTATGTATAATAAAGCTATTTTAGATAAAATAGGTCTTTTTGATGAAAATTTCTTTGCATATATGGAGGATGTAGATTTAAGTTATAGAGCAAAAATTAATGGATATAAAAATCTATTTTGTCCAGATTCAATTGTATATCATATTGGAAGTGCAACAAGTGGAAGCAGATATAATGAGTTTAAAGTTAAATTAGCTGCTAGAAATAATGTGTGGACTGTCTATAAAAATTTCCCGATTCCACAAAAGATTGTAAACTTCATATTTTTATTTTTAGGATTTTTAATTAAATATTTATTTTTTGTTAAAAAAGGATTTGGTAAAACATATCTGGAAGGGATTAAAGAAGGTTTAAAAACAAGAAATAAAATTAATAAAGTTAAATTTGACTCAAAAAACACTATAAACTATTTTAAAATAGAATGGAAATTAATTGTTAATGCTATTAAATTTTTAAAAAAATGA
- a CDS encoding glycosyltransferase family 2 protein, producing MDLSVIIVNYQTFKLTRDTIESILEYEYPFSYEIIVVDNASSDDSLDKLKDYFKDSVKFISSKENNGFAAGNNQGLKIASGKYVLLLNSDTVVWEDTLKNIYDFMEDNPDVGACGCKVLLEGGNLDKACKRSFPNIKNSFYRLFHIPTNSKDDNYNLDNLSDDGIYEIDCLTGAFMFIRQKCLNSVGLLDETFFMYGEDIDLCYRIKHDNWKIIYFGKNSITHFKGASSKKQKSKLIYEFYRAMYIYYKKHHADNTSIFVNLVVYFGILCLCILKLILNFFKKKN from the coding sequence ATGGATCTTTCAGTTATTATTGTAAATTATCAAACTTTTAAGTTAACACGAGATACTATAGAATCTATATTGGAATATGAGTATCCTTTTAGCTATGAAATAATAGTAGTGGATAATGCTTCTAGTGATGATAGTTTAGATAAATTAAAGGATTATTTTAAAGATTCAGTTAAATTTATTTCTTCAAAGGAAAATAATGGATTTGCAGCAGGTAATAATCAGGGTTTAAAAATAGCTAGTGGAAAATATGTTCTTTTATTAAATTCTGACACTGTTGTTTGGGAAGATACTTTGAAGAATATCTATGATTTTATGGAAGATAATCCAGATGTTGGTGCATGTGGTTGTAAAGTTCTTTTAGAAGGTGGAAATTTGGATAAAGCATGTAAAAGGTCTTTTCCAAATATCAAAAATTCATTTTACAGGTTATTTCATATTCCAACAAATAGTAAAGATGATAACTATAACTTAGATAATCTTTCTGATGATGGAATTTATGAAATCGACTGTTTAACTGGTGCATTCATGTTTATTCGTCAAAAATGTTTAAATTCAGTTGGTTTATTGGATGAAACATTTTTTATGTATGGCGAAGACATTGATTTGTGTTATAGGATTAAACATGATAACTGGAAGATAATTTACTTTGGTAAAAATAGTATAACTCATTTTAAAGGAGCTAGTAGTAAAAAGCAAAAGTCTAAATTAATATATGAATTTTATAGGGCAATGTATATTTATTATAAAAAACATCATGCAGATAATACATCAATATTTGTTAATTTAGTTGTTTATTTTGGAATACTTTGTTTATGTATTCTAAAATTGATTTTGAATTTCTTTAAAAAGAAAAATTAA